In one Zymoseptoria tritici IPO323 chromosome 10, whole genome shotgun sequence genomic region, the following are encoded:
- a CDS encoding ferric reductase-like transmembrane component (Shows some sequence similarity to FRE1 of S. cerevisiae. Ferroxidase (FET)-dependent reductase.): MRRWLKATLMYQPPPVPILHRIMPENSTTFCVLALLALNIFYLLYHVDFSTLTSIEVIAGRSGLLFVANLPWLYMLAAKNQPLKALTGHSYENLNLLHRRQGELLCFLAVIHFSGMLFAWWRALRPFLTLYRFLTFKYILLGDCAFVAYEVLYFTSLSSFREWWYEMFLASHVFLQAAGLVLLFFHHFRSRPYVGASLAIFLLDRIVWRMNIKTKTVRADLLVMKDGETVKVSADWSVSPRSRTGWRFWLGGNMSHGWEASQHVFLTVPGISKQHVLQCHPMTIASAAPEPGQDHAWFNLIIRAKSGFSRDLLHYAQDHASTKIRLDGPYGSLHALDMLHASDISIVVAGGSGIAVAYPMIWSLLHSESRHGQQICLISVVQDASHTHWLGTERLQELKTLGLHLITPPPSRKYGRPDVAALLCDNVHQLLDHAECADDDSKISVVVSGPDSLNRSVRNTCSRLVREGLNVDVAVEKFGW, translated from the coding sequence ATGAGAAGATGGCTCAAAGCAACACTGATGTATCAACCACCTCCGGTCCCTATCCTTCACCGGATCATGCCTGAGAACTCGACTACATTCTGCGTCCTGGCGTTACTGGCTCTCAACATATTTTACCTCCTCTACCACGTAGACTTCAGCACTCTAACCAGCATAGAAGTCATCGCCGGCCGTTCTGGGCTACTCTTCGTCGCCAATCTCCCATGGCTTTACATGCTCGCGGCCAAGAATCAGCCCCTCAAAGCCCTCACGGGCCACAGCTACGAGAATCTCAATCTACTGCATCGACGACAAGGCGAGCTGCTTTGCTTCCTAGCAGTCATACATTTTTCCGGTATGCTCTTTGCCTGGTGGCGAGCTCTACGTCCCTTTCTCACACTCTACCGCTTCCTCACGTTCAAGTACATCCTTCTGGGCGACTGTGCCTTCGTGGCGTATGAGGTGCTGTACTTCACCAGTCTGAGTTCGTTTCGGGAGTGGTGGTATGAGATGTTTCTGGCCAGCCACGTTTTCCTGCAAGCTGCTGGACTGGTACTGCTGTTCTTCCATCATTTCCGAAGTCGGCCGTATGTTGGTGCATCGCTGGCGATATTCCTCCTGGATCGAATCGTGTGGAGGATGAATATCAAGACGAAGACTGTGCGAGCGGACTTGTTGGTCATGAAAGATGGCGAGACGGTCAAGGTCTCCGCGGACTGGTCTGTCAGTCCACGATCTAGAACCGGATGGAGATTCTGGCTTGGCGGAAACATGAGCCATGGATGGGAAGCTTCTCAGCATGTATTCCTCACCGTTCCCGGTATCTCCAAGCAGCACGTGCTACAATGTCACCCTATGACTATCGCTTCAGCGGCTCCGGAGCCTGGTCAAGATCATGCGTGGTTTAATCTCATCATCCGCGCGAAAAGCGGCTTCTCAAGGGATCTGCTGCACTATGCGCAGGATCACGCATCCACTAAGATTCGCCTCGACGGTCCGTATGGTTCTCTACATGCGTTGGACATGTTACATGCCAGTGACATCTCCATTGTTGTAGCTGGCGGATCTGGAATCGCAGTTGCGTATCCGATGATCTGGTCGTTGCTACACAGCGAATCCCGGCATGGTCAGCAAATCTGTCTCATTTCGGTCGTTCAGGACGCTTCCCACACGCACTGGTTGGGAACTGAAAGGCTGCAGGAGTTGAAGACGTTGGGTCTGCATCTCATCACGCCGCCGCCAAGCCGCAAATATGGACGACCGGATGTTGCCGCTTTGCTTTGCGATAATGTGCATCAGCTTTTGGACCACGCGGAGTGTGCTGACGATGACTCGAAGATCAGCGTCGTGGTCTCAGGTCCGGACAGCCTCAACAGGAGCGTCAGGAATACATGCTCTCGCCTCGTGAGAGAAGGACTAAACGTAGACGTGGCAGTGGAGAAGTTTGGCTGGTGA
- a CDS encoding putative siderophore-dependent iron transporter (Shows sequence similarity to ENB1 and ARN1 of S. cerevisiae and MirB of E. nidulans. These are Major facilitator superfamily transporters which act with siderophores in iron uptake.), translating into MPFPKAFGGRAQPTNSTSDSIEVSNQQDTIEADKEANVPDQDAQPGIQKIEAVTLVWTKWSLALLLINIWIIFLTNGLRLSILASLTPYVTSAFQSHSLITVIGIVANAMTAAVYIPMAKLLDVWGRAEGFLLAVGCATLGVVLMAVSDGLATFCTARVFYSIGFAGIIYTVAVLAADATSLRNRGLAFAFTSSPYMITAFAGPKAAEGFLENVNWRWGFGAFAIIVPAMTLPLFVLLKVQLRKAEREGRFVREKSGRSVMQSLRYGLVAFDLPGVFLFAAGLTLFLLPFTLAASAPSGWRTPYIIAMIIVGFILLILFALYEKYLASHPFIAKTFLTDRTVIACCLIDATYQVSYYCWNSYFTSFLQVVSNLSVAEAGYVNSTFQVVSGVLLFIVGYAIRRTKRFKWVFYIAVPLYIFGLGLMIHFRQPNQYIGYIIMCEIFISMGGSVFILLVQLGVLAAVDHQHIAAVLASLYVSGTVGGAIGNTISGAIWTNTFLGALQRNLPELAVGNATLIYADLTTQLSYPVGSAERIAIQESYGYAQTRMLAAGVGVMALCFVWVLMLRNLDLSKKGQTKGMVF; encoded by the exons ATGCCCTTTCCCAAAGCCTTTGGAGGCCGGGCCCAGCCAACCAACTCTACGAGCGACTCGATCGAAGTCTCCAACCAACAAGACACCATCGAAGCAGACAAAGAAGCCAACGTCCCCGACCAAGATGCCCAACCTGGCATTCAAAAGATCGAAGCCGTAACCCTCGTCTGGACGAAATGGTCTCTCGCATTGCTCCTCATCAA TATATGGATTATCTTTCTGACCAATGGCCTCCGactctccatcctcgcctCCCTAACTCCCTACGTCACCTCCGCTTTCCAATCCCACTCGCTCATCACCGTCATCGGAATCGTGGCCAATGCCATGACAGCCGCTGTCTACATTCCCATGGCCAAACTGCTCGACGTGTGGGGGAGGGCAGAAGGGTTTCTGCTCGCGGTGGGATGTGCGACGTTGGGAGTGGTGCTGATGGCTGTGAGCGATGGTTTGGCGACGTTTTGTACGGCCCGG GTTTTCTACTCCATCGGCTTCGCAGGCATCATCTACACCGTCGCCGTGCTCGCCGCAGACGCAACCTCGCTCCGTAATCGAGGACTCGCATTCGCATTTACATCGTCGCCGTACATGATCACCGCGTTCGCGGGTCCGAAAGCCGCAGAGGGATTCCTCGAGAACGTGAATTGGAGGTGGGGATTTGGAGCCTTTGCTATCATTGTGCCGGCGATGACGCTGCCTCTGTTCGTGCTGTTGAAGGTTCAGCTGAGGAAAGCGGAGCGGGAAGGGAGGTTTGTGAGGGAGAAGAGCGGGAGGAGTGTTATGCAGAGCCTGCGATATGGTCTCGTTGCTTTCGATC TCCCCGGCGTGTTCCTCTTCGCTGCTGGCCtgaccctcttcctcctcccgtTCACACTCGCCGCCTCCGCTCCCAGCGGCTGGCGCACACCCTACATCATCGCCATGATCATCGTCGGCTTCATCCTCctaatcctcttcgctctcTACGAGAAATACTTGGCCTCTCATCCCTTCATCGCCAAGACCTTCCTCACCGACCGCACCGTCATAGCCTGCTGCCTCATCGACGCAACCTACCAAGTCTCCTACTACTGCTGGAACAGCTACTTCACCTCCTTCCTGCAAGTCGTCTCCAACTTGAGCGTCGCAGAAGCAGGCTACGTCAATTCCACTTTCCAAGTCGTCTCCggcgtcctcctcttcatcgtcggctACGCCATCCGTCGCACTAAGCGATTCAAATGGGTATTCTACATCGCCGTCCCGCTGTACATCTTCGGATTGGGCTTGATGATCCACTTCCGCCAACCAAATCAGTACATCGGCTACATCATCATGTGCGAGATCTTCATCTCCATGGGCGGCAGCGTGTTCATCCTGCTCGTCCAACTCGGCGTACTGGCTGCAGTGGACCATCAACATATCGCGGCTGTCCTAGCATCTCTCTACGTGTCCGGCACAGTCGGCGGCGCTATCGGCAACACCATCTCCGGAGCAATATGGACGAATACGTTTCTTGGAGCGTTACAGCGGAATTTGCCTGAGTTGGCAGTCGGGAATGCGACGTTGATCTATGCGGATCTAACGACCCAACTTTCGTATCCGGTCGGCAGTGCGGAACGCATTGCAATCCAGGAGTCATATGGGTACGCGCAGACAAGGATGTTGGCTGCTGGAGTCGGCGTCATGGCTTTGTGCTTCGTTTGGGTGCTCATGCTGAGGAATCTGGATCTGAGTAAGAAGGGTCAGACCAAGGGGATGGTGTTTTAG